The following coding sequences lie in one Changpingibacter yushuensis genomic window:
- a CDS encoding pyrimidine dimer DNA glycosylase/endonuclease V: MRIWSLHPRYLDRQGLLAGWREGLLAQAVLNGQTKGYTNHPQLIRFRESVDPRGAIGTYLSYIAEEATARQYKFDATKILLRAEPDIQLTVNEGQLDYERRHLLAKVQTRHPDDADRIASLMVPADPHPLFTVVPGDIESWERFTTR, from the coding sequence ATGCGCATATGGTCACTCCACCCCCGCTACCTCGACCGCCAGGGCCTTTTGGCCGGGTGGCGAGAGGGCCTGCTCGCACAGGCAGTCCTCAACGGACAGACAAAGGGCTACACGAACCATCCTCAGCTCATCCGGTTCCGCGAATCTGTGGACCCGCGGGGCGCAATCGGCACCTATCTCAGCTACATCGCAGAAGAGGCCACGGCCCGGCAGTACAAGTTCGATGCAACGAAGATCCTTCTCCGTGCAGAACCAGACATTCAACTCACTGTCAACGAAGGACAGCTCGACTACGAACGCCGCCACCTCCTCGCAAAAGTGCAGACTCGTCACCCTGACGACGCGGACAGAATCGCCTCCCTCATGGTCCCTGCCGATCCGCACCCGCTCTTCACGGTTGTCCCCGGCGATATCGAATCGTGGGAGCGCTTCACAACCCGATAG
- a CDS encoding DUF1295 domain-containing protein: MKQNLKPLIAITITILLGALVAWAGSYNGAAVGSLPLFAVVVALAFVIQWLVYIHAQLNMTEKYFDLAGSITYISISLIILLTVPDLSTRSIILGLMVMLWALRLGSFLYLRIKKDGRDSRFDEIKKVPLRFFNVWNIQGLWVTFTASAAWIAMTSADQVDVDWRFFVGVALWIIGVVIEVTADVQKRMWRSRPENNGRFITTGLWAWSQHPNYFGEITLWLGVALVALPNLSGWQYVGLLSPVFVTILLTKVSGIPLLQKQGEKRWGDEPAYRDYIERTSLLVPLPPRTK, from the coding sequence ATGAAACAGAATCTCAAACCGTTAATCGCGATCACGATCACGATCCTTCTTGGCGCACTAGTCGCCTGGGCCGGCTCCTACAACGGTGCCGCCGTTGGCTCACTGCCGCTCTTCGCGGTAGTCGTGGCCCTCGCCTTCGTCATCCAATGGCTCGTGTACATCCACGCACAGCTGAACATGACGGAAAAGTACTTCGACCTGGCCGGCAGCATCACATACATATCGATCTCCCTCATCATTCTCCTGACGGTCCCCGATCTCAGCACACGGTCGATCATCCTCGGCCTCATGGTCATGCTGTGGGCACTGCGCCTCGGCTCCTTCCTCTATCTCCGTATCAAGAAGGACGGGCGGGACAGTCGTTTCGACGAGATCAAGAAGGTTCCGCTCCGCTTCTTCAACGTGTGGAACATTCAGGGCCTGTGGGTCACATTCACAGCATCCGCCGCATGGATTGCGATGACGTCTGCCGACCAGGTCGATGTCGATTGGCGCTTCTTCGTCGGCGTTGCCCTGTGGATCATCGGCGTCGTCATCGAGGTGACCGCCGATGTCCAGAAGAGGATGTGGCGGAGCAGACCAGAGAACAACGGACGCTTCATCACGACCGGCCTGTGGGCCTGGTCGCAACACCCCAACTATTTCGGTGAGATCACCCTGTGGCTCGGGGTCGCTCTCGTTGCGCTTCCCAACCTGTCCGGCTGGCAATATGTCGGCCTGCTTTCCCCCGTCTTTGTCACGATCCTTCTCACCAAGGTCAGCGGCATTCCGCTCCTCCAGAAGCAGGGCGAGAAACGCTGGGGCGACGAACCCGCGTACCGCGACTACATTGAGCGCACGTCACTGCTCGTGCCGCTCCCACCACGCACCAAGTAG
- a CDS encoding AMP-dependent synthetase/ligase: MTDHSFVAEASTPALVDMEHRRNVTDLLADRVAIAPDHRAFRIERHGTLVDVTTREFYDLVTATARGLIAQGVRAGDRLAIQGATGYPWAVADMASFWVGAIVIPVFDSSSPEQVRQMMIDAEVQWAFADSEAKRRTIIDSGLDTGRQVTAWDLSDDGLSQVGDTGISIDSATVEERRLSAGLDDTATMVYTSGTEGSPKGVVITHRNLMGQVLNIGADYSEVVHDRGSTLIFLPLAHVLARGLQLICIAAGMTISYEPDPKQAIAALSGIRPTFLVVVPRILEKVRERLAARAEEKKMGWLWRDAERTGIAWGSHLERLQHDPNDIPPKGVSLKRRLYDKLFYSKVRALMGGNIEYLLCGAAPLNASINRLFRGMGLEVIEGYGLTETTAPLTGNRPGHNYAGTVGRPSPGHTVRISPAGEILASGIGVSPGYYRDHHNEGAFVDGFLKTGDLGHLDAEGRLTITGRIRDTVVTAGGKTIEPQGWQAKVEENPLVAHAVVVGDSRPYPAALIFLDPEEAAKQGISSPGEATEASQVTREDLIARILPSIRLANLSVSAPEQIKRFKVLLCDLNPGGDFVTPTMKLRRSRVIQALSNVIDDLYKNGSSV; encoded by the coding sequence ATGACTGATCACTCATTTGTCGCCGAGGCATCGACGCCCGCGCTTGTCGACATGGAGCACCGGAGGAACGTCACCGATCTCTTGGCCGACCGGGTCGCGATTGCTCCCGACCATCGTGCGTTCCGAATCGAGAGGCACGGGACGCTCGTCGACGTGACGACACGAGAGTTCTACGATCTCGTGACGGCAACGGCTCGAGGTCTGATCGCGCAGGGCGTTCGCGCCGGTGACAGGCTCGCGATTCAGGGAGCCACCGGATACCCGTGGGCAGTCGCCGACATGGCGTCGTTCTGGGTCGGCGCCATTGTTATCCCAGTCTTCGACTCATCCTCCCCGGAGCAGGTTCGTCAGATGATGATCGATGCAGAAGTCCAGTGGGCATTTGCTGACAGCGAGGCGAAGCGCCGCACAATCATCGACAGCGGCCTCGACACGGGACGTCAGGTCACGGCATGGGATCTCAGCGATGATGGCCTCTCCCAGGTCGGAGATACTGGCATCAGCATCGACAGCGCGACCGTCGAGGAGCGCAGGCTTTCGGCCGGTCTGGATGACACCGCCACCATGGTTTACACATCTGGTACCGAGGGATCGCCGAAGGGCGTTGTCATTACGCACCGTAACCTCATGGGACAGGTGCTGAACATCGGGGCGGACTATTCGGAGGTAGTCCACGATCGCGGATCGACCCTGATCTTCCTTCCCCTCGCGCACGTTCTCGCCCGCGGTCTTCAGCTCATTTGCATCGCGGCCGGGATGACGATCAGCTACGAGCCCGATCCGAAACAGGCCATAGCCGCACTCAGCGGCATTCGCCCCACCTTCCTCGTTGTTGTTCCCCGGATCCTCGAAAAGGTTCGCGAACGTCTTGCCGCGAGGGCCGAGGAGAAGAAGATGGGGTGGCTGTGGCGCGATGCTGAGCGAACCGGGATCGCCTGGGGCTCTCATCTCGAACGCCTCCAGCACGATCCGAATGACATACCCCCAAAGGGGGTATCCCTCAAGAGGCGTCTCTACGACAAGCTGTTCTACTCGAAGGTTCGGGCGCTTATGGGTGGGAACATTGAGTACCTCCTGTGCGGTGCGGCGCCGCTCAATGCCTCGATCAATCGCCTCTTCAGAGGCATGGGCCTCGAGGTCATTGAAGGCTACGGCCTCACCGAGACAACGGCACCACTGACGGGCAACCGTCCCGGACACAACTACGCCGGCACTGTCGGCCGGCCAAGCCCCGGACATACCGTTCGCATTTCGCCCGCTGGCGAGATCCTTGCCAGCGGCATCGGCGTCTCCCCCGGCTATTACCGCGACCACCACAACGAGGGCGCATTCGTCGACGGATTCCTGAAAACGGGAGACCTCGGGCACCTCGACGCGGAAGGCCGACTCACCATCACCGGTCGCATCCGCGACACCGTGGTGACCGCGGGAGGCAAGACAATTGAACCGCAGGGGTGGCAGGCCAAGGTTGAGGAGAACCCTCTCGTGGCGCACGCCGTCGTGGTGGGAGACTCCCGACCATACCCGGCCGCCCTCATCTTCCTCGACCCGGAAGAGGCAGCGAAACAGGGAATCTCATCCCCTGGTGAGGCTACCGAGGCATCTCAGGTCACCCGAGAGGATCTCATTGCCCGCATCCTGCCCTCCATCCGTCTCGCCAACCTCAGCGTGTCCGCGCCCGAACAGATCAAACGCTTCAAGGTTCTCCTGTGCGACCTCAACCCGGGCGGGGACTTCGTCACCCCGACGATGAAGCTCCGGCGCTCGCGCGTCATCCAGGCCCTCTCCAACGTCATCGACGATCTGTACAAGAACGGCTCAAGTGTATGA
- a CDS encoding MarR family winged helix-turn-helix transcriptional regulator, whose product MVDSTPAPAEAGKMEMYGIRENDPSGELVDLEGLTDEDIAQITRLMRTLGKLREVEREVSEASAKYMELNETDMRALHYLLVCENQKDIATPSKITKYLNISPASTTKLLDRLEAADHITRSQHPSDRRALQIRVNPSTRKAAYETVGRLQSRRFYAAARLRPHEREIVIEFLQDMAERIDMKNADWAEHD is encoded by the coding sequence ATGGTAGACAGCACACCCGCTCCAGCGGAAGCCGGAAAGATGGAGATGTATGGAATTCGAGAGAACGACCCCTCGGGCGAACTCGTCGATCTTGAAGGTCTCACCGATGAGGACATCGCCCAGATCACCCGGCTCATGCGAACTCTTGGCAAGCTGAGGGAGGTGGAACGAGAGGTGAGCGAGGCATCCGCGAAATACATGGAGCTCAACGAGACTGACATGAGGGCCCTGCACTATCTCTTGGTGTGCGAGAACCAGAAGGATATTGCCACGCCCAGCAAGATCACGAAGTATCTCAACATCTCTCCCGCGTCCACCACGAAGCTGCTGGACCGGCTGGAGGCGGCTGATCACATCACACGTAGCCAGCACCCTTCCGACCGCCGCGCGCTGCAGATCAGGGTGAATCCTTCGACGCGGAAGGCCGCCTACGAAACGGTCGGGCGCCTTCAGTCACGCCGTTTCTACGCCGCCGCGCGCCTGCGCCCCCACGAGCGAGAAATCGTGATCGAGTTCCTCCAAGACATGGCTGAAAGAATCGATATGAAGAACGCGGATTGGGCAGAACATGACTGA
- a CDS encoding GNAT family N-acetyltransferase: MKSWPTPVALGTASLMLEPLTIEHAGEMVDVLAPSAIYDHIGGVAPTVTQLTERYKRQVVGHSGDGQEGWMNWIVRTQDSGEAVGFTQATLANKGGVVYANVAWVISPVHQGRGFATDAARIMCDWLRSQGVELLVANISPANVPSVAVARNLGLHATETITDGETRWES; the protein is encoded by the coding sequence ATGAAATCTTGGCCCACTCCAGTTGCCCTCGGGACAGCAAGCTTGATGCTCGAGCCGTTAACAATAGAGCATGCTGGCGAGATGGTTGACGTTCTGGCACCTTCCGCCATTTATGACCATATCGGTGGGGTTGCCCCTACGGTCACCCAGTTGACCGAACGTTACAAGAGACAAGTCGTGGGACACTCCGGAGACGGTCAGGAGGGTTGGATGAACTGGATCGTTCGCACACAAGACTCTGGAGAAGCGGTTGGCTTCACTCAAGCCACACTGGCCAACAAGGGCGGAGTTGTTTACGCAAATGTAGCTTGGGTTATCTCACCTGTACATCAAGGACGTGGGTTCGCAACGGATGCCGCAAGAATCATGTGTGACTGGTTGCGCTCCCAAGGAGTCGAACTCCTCGTTGCGAACATCAGCCCCGCAAACGTGCCTTCAGTCGCAGTGGCACGCAATCTTGGCTTGCACGCCACAGAGACAATCACGGACGGAGAAACGCGCTGGGAGTCTTGA
- a CDS encoding ArsR/SmtB family transcription factor has translation MCEDTKLSALSVDPQYVELAADVFAMLSDATRIRIVLALSEREMSVGELAEAVGKSPTAVSQHLAKLRWGKVVHARQAGTRVFYSLIDEHAGELVTQAVYQAEHAVDSLPAHHRGVGRAAL, from the coding sequence ATGTGTGAAGATACTAAGCTTTCTGCGTTGAGTGTGGACCCGCAGTATGTGGAGTTGGCAGCGGACGTGTTCGCGATGCTTTCCGATGCCACTCGCATCAGGATCGTGCTTGCACTCAGCGAGCGCGAGATGTCGGTAGGGGAGCTTGCCGAAGCGGTCGGAAAATCGCCCACTGCAGTTTCCCAACATTTGGCAAAACTCCGCTGGGGAAAGGTAGTTCACGCGCGGCAGGCAGGTACCCGAGTGTTCTACAGCCTCATCGATGAACATGCCGGTGAGCTAGTCACCCAAGCTGTGTACCAGGCCGAACACGCAGTCGATAGCCTTCCGGCGCACCACCGCGGCGTGGGGAGGGCAGCGCTGTGA
- a CDS encoding heavy metal translocating P-type ATPase translates to MNAVQPATVESEDVLLGVGLWQRINHRDLARTAFVALCTVAVALGLVWPSHALPLVAVAGLIVGCWPILTEAWEDARARRMSMELSMLIAIAAAALIGEWVTALLVTTFVLAAEILEDLSMDRGRDALTDLMAFLPEMVQIRRGNAIDSVALADVEAGDVVVVAPGGRIPVDGTVLTGESTADTSRITGESLPVEIGPGSAVYSGSINQIGAVELRAERVGEDSSYGRIVEAVRLAQSSEPPVARLADKLAARLVYLALIGAVITYIATSDVTATISVVVVAGACGIAAGTPLAVLAAIARIARSGAFVKDGAHLEALSEVDTVVFDKTGTLTTGTPTVVDIHARPGNDAENILRLAAAAEAYSEHPLGQAIIGFAHSHGLEVEPATDFEYHLGKGVTATSHGHAIAAGSRALVPDAPDAMDGRGISTPVYVSIDGRFAGTILLADTARESAQSAVEQLHRRGLRTIIITGDQEVTARAIAGELGIDDFRAGLLPHEKLAAIDAERAAGHRLAMVGDGVNDAPALARADVGIAMGSGTDIARDSADVVLISSDMNDLVQTIDVAQRARRIVMFNFGGTIAVDLIGMALAGFGLLGPVLAALVHVGSETVFILNSARLIPGRKG, encoded by the coding sequence GTGAACGCCGTCCAACCTGCAACCGTCGAATCCGAGGATGTGCTCTTGGGAGTCGGCCTATGGCAAAGAATCAACCATAGAGACCTCGCCCGAACCGCCTTCGTCGCACTGTGCACGGTCGCGGTGGCGCTCGGCCTAGTGTGGCCCTCCCATGCGTTACCCCTGGTTGCTGTTGCGGGCCTGATCGTAGGGTGTTGGCCCATCCTGACTGAGGCATGGGAGGACGCGCGTGCCCGCCGAATGAGCATGGAACTCTCCATGCTCATCGCCATCGCAGCGGCAGCTCTGATCGGTGAGTGGGTCACAGCGTTGTTGGTCACCACGTTCGTCCTTGCGGCCGAGATCCTCGAAGACCTATCGATGGATCGTGGCCGGGACGCCCTCACCGATCTCATGGCCTTTCTTCCTGAAATGGTGCAGATTCGTCGCGGCAACGCCATTGATTCGGTTGCGCTTGCCGACGTCGAAGCCGGCGACGTCGTCGTCGTAGCACCGGGTGGGCGGATCCCCGTTGATGGAACGGTTCTCACTGGGGAATCAACTGCGGATACATCACGGATAACAGGGGAGTCTCTGCCGGTGGAGATCGGCCCGGGATCGGCTGTCTACTCCGGATCGATCAATCAGATCGGCGCGGTCGAGCTTCGTGCCGAGCGGGTAGGTGAGGATTCCTCCTACGGGCGCATTGTGGAGGCAGTGCGTTTAGCGCAGTCGTCTGAACCACCGGTCGCACGGCTTGCAGACAAGTTGGCAGCGCGGTTGGTTTATCTGGCGCTGATTGGTGCAGTAATCACATATATCGCAACGAGCGATGTTACTGCGACGATATCGGTGGTGGTAGTTGCCGGAGCTTGCGGCATCGCAGCAGGCACTCCGCTTGCGGTTCTTGCGGCAATTGCACGTATCGCCCGCTCTGGCGCTTTCGTGAAAGATGGAGCCCATCTGGAGGCCCTTTCTGAAGTGGACACAGTGGTGTTTGACAAGACGGGAACTCTCACAACCGGTACTCCAACGGTGGTGGACATACATGCACGACCTGGCAACGATGCGGAGAACATCCTGCGGCTGGCGGCAGCTGCGGAAGCATACTCTGAGCATCCTCTTGGGCAGGCCATAATTGGTTTCGCGCATTCTCATGGTCTAGAAGTTGAGCCAGCTACTGACTTTGAATACCACCTTGGCAAGGGTGTTACTGCAACGAGCCACGGCCATGCCATCGCTGCCGGAAGTCGAGCCTTAGTGCCAGATGCTCCGGACGCCATGGATGGGCGGGGTATATCTACTCCCGTGTATGTGAGTATCGATGGGAGGTTCGCTGGGACCATTCTGCTGGCCGATACCGCGCGTGAGTCTGCTCAGAGTGCGGTAGAGCAACTGCACAGGCGTGGGCTCCGCACCATCATCATCACGGGAGATCAGGAGGTCACGGCACGGGCGATAGCAGGCGAGTTAGGCATCGACGATTTCCGTGCTGGATTGCTGCCGCACGAGAAGCTCGCAGCCATCGATGCCGAACGGGCCGCGGGGCACCGGCTGGCAATGGTGGGCGACGGAGTGAACGATGCGCCCGCGCTCGCTCGCGCCGACGTTGGCATTGCAATGGGCTCGGGTACTGACATCGCGCGGGACAGTGCCGACGTGGTACTCATCAGCTCAGATATGAACGATTTGGTTCAAACGATCGATGTGGCACAGCGAGCCCGTCGAATCGTCATGTTCAACTTTGGTGGCACCATAGCTGTGGATCTGATCGGTATGGCGTTGGCCGGGTTCGGACTGCTCGGCCCTGTCTTGGCTGCTCTTGTGCACGTTGGGAGCGAGACCGTTTTCATCCTCAACTCCGCTCGTCTCATTCCCGGAAGGAAAGGCTAG
- a CDS encoding HU family DNA-binding protein, with protein sequence MSLNRTELIAAIAEKANLSKSDADKALAALQEVLVESLANGEAVKITGLLAVERTERAARKGRNPRTGEEIEIPAGFGVKLTAGSALKKAVAK encoded by the coding sequence ATGTCCCTTAACCGCACTGAACTGATCGCTGCGATCGCCGAAAAGGCAAACCTGTCCAAGTCCGACGCTGACAAGGCATTGGCTGCTCTTCAGGAAGTCCTAGTCGAGTCCCTCGCCAATGGCGAAGCCGTCAAGATTACTGGCCTCTTGGCAGTGGAGCGCACTGAGCGCGCCGCGCGTAAGGGCCGCAACCCACGTACCGGCGAAGAGATCGAAATTCCAGCCGGCTTCGGCGTCAAGCTGACTGCTGGTTCGGCGCTGAAGAAGGCTGTCGCTAAGTGA
- a CDS encoding DUF3039 domain-containing protein, with translation MSTLPPEPPSTPGEPGGPDSATSAGTEVLERTEEQRSPGDEERYAHYVRKERITESAIMGQPVVALCGKVWTPSRNPDRFPICPTCKAIYEEMGKGGSGWPFGPDVPGSDK, from the coding sequence ATGAGCACTTTGCCTCCTGAGCCACCAAGCACACCCGGCGAGCCGGGCGGACCTGATTCCGCAACTTCTGCGGGCACGGAAGTCCTTGAGCGCACAGAGGAACAGCGTTCTCCGGGAGACGAGGAACGCTACGCGCACTACGTGCGCAAGGAGCGGATCACTGAGTCGGCCATTATGGGGCAGCCCGTCGTGGCACTGTGCGGCAAGGTGTGGACGCCTTCGCGTAACCCTGACCGTTTTCCCATCTGCCCCACGTGCAAGGCAATCTATGAAGAGATGGGCAAGGGCGGTTCTGGTTGGCCATTTGGCCCTGACGTTCCGGGAAGCGATAAGTGA
- a CDS encoding DEAD/DEAH box helicase has product MTGGSRSASRPNPRSASVSAAVSLSPSFPQRAAWGTASSLRAWQAEALERYFAEDPQDFLAVATPGAGKTTFALRIAVEQLSRGTVRKVTVVCPTEHLKTQWAQAASRVGLQLDPDFTNAQGEEGSFFDGVCVTYAQVAANPELHRSRTRRRPTLVILDEIHHGGDALSWGDGIRMAFDAATRRLSLTGTPFRSDTSPIPFVEYAPDGDGVKRSRADFTYGYSSALRDGVVRPVMFLSYSGQMRWQTKQGDVVSATLGEPLTKDMTGQAWRTALNPDGDWIPAVLSAADERLTNVRRYIPDAGGLVIATDHKTARAYASQLAMISGEEPTVVLSDDAGASDRIEEFANGSSRWMVAVRMVSEGVDVPRLSVGVYATSTATALFFAQAVGRFVRARKRGETATVFLPSVPQLLELAGEMEKEREHALAKPENHEDGMWNDEELAEANREEAASDQLALPGFAALDSEASFDRALFDGGEFGTTALVGSDEEADFLGIPGLLEPEEVTTLLRHHQAEQNKRNNSGNAKPATTSLPQDEMKRRRAARKELSSLVSAWALKSGESHAMIHSRLRSICGGPEVPRASADEIEARIAQVRRWFVGRK; this is encoded by the coding sequence GTGACCGGCGGGTCACGTTCCGCCTCACGCCCTAACCCACGATCGGCATCGGTCTCCGCTGCCGTAAGCCTGTCCCCTTCTTTCCCGCAGCGTGCTGCGTGGGGAACGGCATCTTCTTTGCGCGCGTGGCAGGCAGAGGCGCTCGAACGCTACTTTGCAGAGGATCCGCAGGACTTCTTGGCAGTTGCTACGCCAGGAGCGGGAAAGACAACGTTTGCGCTGCGCATCGCCGTCGAACAACTCTCGCGTGGCACGGTACGCAAGGTGACTGTGGTGTGCCCAACCGAGCATCTGAAGACTCAGTGGGCACAGGCGGCTTCCCGTGTTGGACTCCAACTCGATCCCGATTTCACCAATGCTCAAGGCGAGGAAGGCAGCTTTTTTGACGGTGTGTGCGTGACGTATGCGCAGGTGGCTGCCAACCCGGAGTTGCACCGGTCGCGTACGCGCCGGCGTCCAACTCTTGTGATCCTCGACGAGATCCACCACGGCGGTGACGCGCTTTCTTGGGGCGATGGAATCCGGATGGCATTTGACGCTGCTACGCGCCGCCTCTCTCTGACAGGAACTCCTTTTCGTTCGGACACGTCACCGATTCCGTTCGTTGAGTACGCGCCAGATGGCGACGGCGTCAAGCGGTCGCGTGCCGACTTTACGTACGGCTATAGCTCCGCATTGCGTGACGGGGTTGTTCGCCCGGTCATGTTCCTCAGCTATTCCGGCCAGATGCGCTGGCAGACCAAGCAGGGCGACGTGGTTTCGGCAACGCTTGGTGAACCGCTGACAAAGGATATGACGGGCCAGGCGTGGCGTACTGCGCTTAACCCTGATGGGGATTGGATCCCTGCGGTCCTCTCCGCGGCCGACGAGCGCCTGACAAACGTGCGGCGTTATATCCCAGACGCCGGTGGTTTGGTGATCGCTACTGATCACAAGACGGCGCGTGCGTATGCTTCTCAACTGGCGATGATTTCGGGTGAGGAACCCACGGTTGTGTTGTCCGACGACGCCGGCGCCTCCGATCGTATCGAGGAGTTTGCGAACGGATCTTCCAGGTGGATGGTCGCAGTCCGCATGGTCTCGGAAGGTGTGGACGTGCCGCGCCTCTCGGTTGGTGTGTATGCGACCTCGACTGCCACAGCGTTGTTCTTTGCTCAGGCCGTTGGGCGGTTCGTGCGAGCGAGGAAGCGCGGGGAGACGGCAACGGTGTTCCTTCCTTCGGTTCCGCAGTTGCTGGAGCTGGCTGGCGAGATGGAGAAGGAGCGCGAGCACGCGCTGGCTAAGCCTGAAAACCATGAAGATGGCATGTGGAATGACGAGGAGCTCGCCGAGGCGAATCGGGAAGAAGCTGCCTCGGACCAGTTGGCGCTGCCAGGTTTTGCTGCCTTGGATTCGGAAGCGTCCTTCGATAGGGCGCTGTTTGATGGCGGCGAGTTTGGAACCACTGCTCTGGTGGGCTCTGATGAGGAAGCTGACTTCTTAGGGATTCCTGGGCTCCTTGAACCTGAAGAAGTGACAACGCTGTTGCGTCACCATCAAGCAGAGCAGAACAAGCGCAACAACTCAGGAAACGCGAAGCCAGCTACTACTTCACTACCGCAGGATGAGATGAAGCGGAGGCGAGCTGCGCGGAAGGAGCTCTCTAGTTTGGTTTCTGCGTGGGCGCTCAAGAGCGGAGAGTCGCACGCGATGATTCACTCGCGGCTGCGATCGATCTGTGGTGGACCAGAGGTACCTCGTGCATCGGCAGACGAGATCGAGGCGCGGATTGCTCAGGTCCGCCGCTGGTTTGTAGGCAGAAAGTAG
- a CDS encoding nicotinate phosphoribosyltransferase — translation MAISQSTALLTDMYELTMLDAAFASGTALRPSVFEVFARRLPGNRRYGVVAGTGRVMEAVRDFRFDDDEIAYLASINIVSQTTLDWLADYRFSGSIYGYAEGECYFPYSPIMTVTGTFAETCILETVILSILNHDSAVATAASRMITAAHGRPCLEFGARRTHEEAAVHAARAAVIAGFIGTSDLEAGRQYGLKVAGTSAHSFTLLHDSEEQAFESQIATMGTDTTLLVDTYEIHTGVERAVAAARAAGGEVGAIRIDSGDLIAQAFTTRKQLDDLGATATKITVTSDLDEYSIAALNAAPVDSYGVGTQLVTGSGHPTAEMVYKLVAREGADGQMHEVAKNSENKQTVGGFKVAGRVRDSKGRAAQELIVSAQTWEQGQAYLERAGARPVQVQLISDGVIDQSTLGADGVRAAAARHEASRAELPYDGWRLSAGDPAVPVKMVDIFLGDD, via the coding sequence ATGGCAATTAGTCAGAGCACAGCGCTGCTCACCGACATGTATGAACTGACAATGCTGGACGCCGCCTTCGCATCAGGCACCGCGCTGCGGCCAAGCGTCTTCGAAGTATTTGCGCGCCGCCTGCCCGGAAACCGGCGTTACGGAGTGGTAGCTGGCACGGGACGTGTCATGGAAGCCGTACGTGATTTCAGATTCGACGACGACGAGATCGCCTACCTTGCGTCCATCAACATCGTCTCCCAGACCACACTTGATTGGCTTGCCGATTATCGCTTCTCCGGGAGCATCTACGGCTACGCAGAAGGTGAATGCTATTTCCCCTATTCGCCCATCATGACTGTGACCGGCACATTTGCTGAAACCTGCATTCTAGAGACCGTCATCCTTTCTATCCTTAACCATGACTCCGCAGTGGCAACAGCGGCTTCCCGCATGATCACCGCCGCGCATGGGCGCCCCTGCCTTGAGTTTGGAGCCCGCCGCACTCACGAGGAAGCGGCCGTTCACGCCGCACGCGCCGCGGTGATCGCTGGGTTTATTGGTACGTCGGATCTCGAAGCCGGACGCCAATATGGCCTGAAGGTTGCCGGAACCTCCGCTCATTCATTCACGCTTCTCCATGACAGCGAAGAACAGGCTTTCGAATCGCAGATCGCCACAATGGGAACTGACACCACGTTGCTTGTGGATACTTATGAAATTCACACTGGGGTTGAGCGCGCGGTTGCTGCGGCCCGTGCTGCTGGCGGAGAAGTCGGCGCCATCCGCATTGACTCCGGAGATCTCATTGCCCAAGCGTTCACCACTCGCAAGCAACTTGATGATCTGGGTGCCACCGCCACGAAGATTACTGTGACGTCCGATCTGGATGAGTACTCCATTGCTGCGCTCAATGCAGCGCCCGTTGACTCCTACGGTGTAGGAACGCAACTGGTTACTGGCTCGGGACACCCCACGGCGGAAATGGTGTACAAGCTTGTGGCACGCGAAGGCGCCGATGGCCAAATGCATGAAGTTGCAAAGAACTCTGAGAACAAGCAGACCGTTGGCGGGTTCAAAGTAGCTGGGCGGGTGCGCGACTCCAAGGGTCGCGCAGCTCAGGAACTCATCGTCTCAGCCCAAACATGGGAGCAGGGCCAGGCCTACCTTGAGCGGGCTGGTGCTCGCCCTGTTCAGGTCCAACTCATCTCAGACGGAGTGATTGACCAGAGCACTCTGGGAGCCGATGGAGTACGTGCAGCGGCAGCACGCCACGAAGCTTCTCGGGCGGAGCTTCCATATGACGGCTGGCGCCTCTCTGCTGGTGATCCGGCTGTGCCTGTCAAAATGGTGGACATCTTCCTCGGCGACGATTAA
- the clpS gene encoding ATP-dependent Clp protease adapter ClpS produces the protein MSSQPRSTPASASSSQPEAEQTRGWRTVVHNDPVNLMTYVEWVFMTYFSMTPDTARSLMLRVHERGRAVVSHGQREQMEADAQAMHAFGLWATIEEEE, from the coding sequence GTGAGTAGCCAACCTCGGTCAACGCCAGCTTCCGCCTCTTCATCACAGCCGGAGGCTGAACAAACGCGCGGGTGGCGCACGGTGGTGCACAACGATCCGGTCAACCTCATGACCTACGTGGAGTGGGTTTTCATGACGTATTTCTCGATGACTCCTGACACCGCACGCAGCCTCATGCTGCGCGTACACGAACGCGGCCGCGCAGTGGTATCGCACGGGCAACGCGAGCAAATGGAAGCAGATGCTCAGGCGATGCACGCTTTCGGGCTATGGGCCACGATCGAAGAAGAAGAGTAA